In the Euzebya rosea genome, one interval contains:
- a CDS encoding bifunctional alpha/beta hydrolase/OsmC family protein: MITTSRCTFDSPRGHELSARLDVPQGRAVRGAAVFAHCFTCSKDLKVEKEIAQALTREGFAVLAFDFTGLGRSGGELSGSSFSADVEDLVAAARYLGETVAPTSLLVGHSLGGAAVLAAAPRIESVAAVATIGAPADPGHVEHLLSAGLEEIDREGQAEVSIGGRPFTIGRSFVEDLRTHRLVDTLPSLGKALLVMHSPLDQTVGIDNARIIHDAAKHPKSFVSLDHADHLLSDPRDAHYAAGVIAAWAERYLPSPQVAGSTTYDEAGATAVTKGTLETDVTSRGYVLRVDEPEEAGGLETGPTPYDLLAGALASCTTLTLRIYADRKGYPLTAARATVTHDRVHAKDCNECEHVAGRIEKFDKTLVLEGDLTDDQRADLLRVADKCPVHKTLHGQIEVHTVLE, encoded by the coding sequence GTGATCACGACGTCACGATGCACGTTCGACAGCCCCAGGGGACACGAGCTGTCCGCCCGCCTCGACGTGCCGCAGGGCCGGGCCGTCCGCGGAGCGGCCGTGTTCGCCCACTGCTTCACGTGCTCCAAGGACCTGAAGGTGGAGAAGGAGATCGCCCAGGCGCTGACCCGTGAGGGCTTCGCCGTCCTGGCCTTCGACTTCACCGGCCTCGGCCGCAGCGGGGGCGAGCTGTCCGGGTCGAGCTTCTCCGCCGACGTCGAGGACCTCGTCGCCGCCGCACGGTACCTGGGCGAGACCGTCGCCCCGACCTCGCTGCTGGTCGGCCATTCCCTCGGTGGGGCGGCCGTGCTGGCGGCCGCCCCACGCATCGAGTCGGTGGCCGCCGTCGCGACCATCGGCGCGCCTGCCGACCCCGGCCACGTCGAACACCTGCTGTCGGCGGGCCTGGAGGAGATCGACCGCGAGGGGCAGGCCGAGGTGTCCATCGGCGGTCGACCGTTCACGATCGGGCGGTCGTTCGTGGAGGACCTGCGGACCCACCGGCTGGTCGACACGTTGCCGTCGCTGGGCAAGGCGCTGCTGGTCATGCACTCCCCGCTGGACCAGACGGTCGGCATCGACAACGCGCGGATCATCCACGACGCCGCCAAGCACCCCAAGAGCTTCGTGTCGCTGGATCACGCCGACCACCTGCTGAGCGACCCGCGGGACGCCCACTACGCAGCGGGGGTCATCGCCGCATGGGCCGAGCGGTACCTGCCTTCACCCCAGGTGGCGGGCAGCACCACCTACGACGAGGCCGGCGCCACCGCCGTGACCAAGGGCACCCTCGAGACGGACGTGACCAGCCGTGGCTACGTGCTGCGGGTCGACGAACCGGAGGAGGCCGGCGGCCTCGAGACCGGCCCGACCCCCTACGACCTGCTTGCCGGTGCCCTGGCGTCCTGCACCACCCTCACGCTGCGGATCTACGCCGACCGCAAGGGGTACCCGCTGACCGCCGCCCGGGCGACGGTGACCCACGATCGGGTCCACGCCAAGGACTGCAACGAGTGCGAACACGTGGCCGGGCGCATCGAGAAGTTCGACAAGACCCTGGTGCTGGAGGGCGACCTGACCGACGACCAGCGGGCCGACCTGCTGCGCGTCGCCGACAAGTGCCCCGTCCACAAGACGTTGCACGGCCAGATCGAGGTCCACACCGTCCTCGAGTGA
- a CDS encoding VOC family protein: MRITVDALLIDTPDPDALAMFYEDLLGWVRTFEDEGEVMIGPRDGEGFPILFVEVDDPKAGKNRLHFDLRPDDQAAAVAKALDLGATRVDIGQHEDPDVTWEVLADPDGNEFCILSDGSPAADPDLIAEARAKLDAAHTHGHDHDHG; this comes from the coding sequence ATGCGCATCACCGTCGACGCCCTGCTCATCGACACACCCGACCCCGACGCCCTGGCGATGTTCTACGAGGACCTGCTCGGGTGGGTCCGCACGTTCGAGGACGAGGGCGAGGTCATGATCGGCCCGCGGGACGGGGAGGGGTTTCCCATCCTGTTCGTGGAGGTCGATGACCCCAAGGCCGGGAAGAACCGGCTGCACTTCGACCTGCGGCCCGACGACCAGGCCGCGGCGGTCGCCAAGGCGCTGGACCTCGGCGCGACACGGGTCGACATCGGCCAGCACGAGGACCCCGACGTGACGTGGGAGGTGCTGGCCGACCCCGACGGCAACGAGTTCTGCATCCTCTCCGACGGCAGCCCTGCCGCCGACCCCGACCTGATCGCGGAGGCACGGGCGAAGCTCGACGCCGCGCACACACACGGGCACGACCACGACCATGGATGA
- a CDS encoding beta-eliminating lyase-related protein has product MDDAGRQRALAARCTRFLHWHGERTPADLLAELPDDVEADRYGGGGVVAELEAEVAELLGKPAAVFMPSGTMSQQIALRIHAEDVGSATALMHPTAHLLLHEDEGPQRLHGLTLRPVGSPVELLSLTDLEAIAEPAGTLLLELPQREIGGRLPSWDALVAQTTWARERGMAVHMDGARLWEAAAGYDRPHAEVAALFDSVYVSFYKGLGAIAGACLVGEDDLVDRAREWRHRHGGTVFALWPYAASALAGLRARLGRMPDYLAHARAVAAALADVDGVEVVPDPPQVSMFHVAMRTTAADFRVRAHRLALEQGIGVWSQSWPSEMPSWQRVELTVGDATLEFAPEEVAAVIAELATPVGATSAAEQPVEVLAEDGSVADVVPRARMRAKGLRHRSTYVVVLTSDDEVVVHRRAEWKDLAGGHWDLAFGGICDVGEPWEAAARRELAEEAGLEGIPLEDLGEVEWTAASPTDPASLVGRVYVARFDGELHPADGEVTALDRVPLAELDAWLATHEVVEDTRELIPPLLRDLLDA; this is encoded by the coding sequence ATGGATGACGCCGGCCGTCAGCGGGCCCTGGCGGCCCGCTGCACCCGGTTCCTCCACTGGCACGGCGAGCGCACGCCTGCTGACCTGCTGGCCGAGCTGCCCGACGACGTCGAGGCCGACCGGTACGGCGGCGGCGGGGTGGTCGCCGAGCTCGAGGCCGAGGTCGCCGAGCTGCTGGGCAAGCCCGCCGCGGTGTTCATGCCGTCGGGCACGATGTCCCAGCAGATCGCCCTGCGGATCCACGCCGAGGACGTGGGCAGCGCCACCGCGCTGATGCACCCGACCGCCCACCTGCTGCTGCACGAGGACGAGGGTCCCCAGCGCCTGCACGGCCTGACCCTGCGGCCCGTCGGGTCGCCGGTCGAGCTGCTCTCCCTCACCGACCTCGAGGCGATCGCCGAACCCGCGGGGACGTTGCTGCTGGAGCTGCCGCAGCGGGAGATCGGGGGTCGCCTGCCGTCCTGGGACGCGCTGGTCGCCCAGACCACGTGGGCTCGCGAGCGCGGCATGGCCGTGCACATGGACGGGGCCCGCCTGTGGGAGGCCGCCGCCGGGTACGACCGCCCGCACGCCGAGGTCGCCGCGTTGTTCGACAGCGTCTACGTGTCGTTCTACAAGGGGCTCGGCGCCATCGCGGGGGCCTGCCTGGTCGGCGAGGACGACCTGGTCGATCGTGCCCGCGAGTGGCGGCACCGACACGGCGGGACGGTGTTCGCCCTGTGGCCCTACGCCGCCAGCGCCCTCGCCGGCCTGCGTGCTCGGCTGGGCCGCATGCCCGACTACCTGGCTCACGCCCGCGCCGTCGCGGCTGCCCTTGCCGACGTCGACGGGGTCGAGGTCGTCCCCGACCCCCCGCAGGTCTCGATGTTCCACGTGGCGATGCGCACGACCGCCGCGGACTTCCGGGTCCGGGCCCACCGCCTGGCGCTGGAGCAGGGGATCGGGGTCTGGTCCCAGTCGTGGCCGTCGGAGATGCCGTCGTGGCAGCGGGTCGAGCTGACCGTGGGCGACGCCACCCTCGAGTTCGCCCCCGAGGAGGTCGCCGCCGTGATCGCCGAGCTGGCCACACCGGTCGGGGCCACCTCAGCCGCCGAGCAGCCGGTCGAGGTGCTGGCCGAGGACGGGTCGGTGGCCGACGTGGTGCCCCGCGCCCGCATGCGCGCCAAGGGGCTGCGCCACCGCTCCACCTACGTCGTGGTCCTGACCAGCGACGACGAGGTGGTCGTGCACCGGCGGGCGGAGTGGAAGGACCTGGCCGGCGGCCACTGGGACCTGGCGTTCGGCGGCATCTGCGACGTCGGCGAACCGTGGGAGGCCGCGGCCCGCCGCGAGCTGGCCGAGGAGGCGGGCCTGGAGGGCATCCCGCTGGAGGACCTCGGTGAGGTGGAGTGGACGGCCGCGTCGCCCACCGACCCCGCGTCGCTGGTCGGGCGGGTGTACGTCGCCCGTTTCGACGGCGAGCTGCACCCCGCGGACGGCGAGGTCACCGCCCTCGACCGCGTGCCCCTGGCCGAGCTGGACGCCTGGCTGGCCACCCACGAGGTCGTCGAGGACACCCGCGAGCTGATCCCTCCCCTCCTCCGCGATCTGCTCGACGCCTGA